A stretch of the Victivallis lenta genome encodes the following:
- a CDS encoding peptidylprolyl isomerase: protein MITLKTSKGDIKIKLFEKEAPITVKNFLDYIDAGFYKGTIFHRVIPGFMVQGGGFTADFVQKPTSDPIKNEADNQLSNKRGTLAMARTSVVDSATAQFFINLVDNDFLDFKAPTPQHFGYCVFGEVVEGMDVVDQIAAVKTGSHQMHRDVPTENIVILDAVRD, encoded by the coding sequence ATGATTACGTTGAAAACCAGCAAGGGCGACATCAAAATCAAGCTGTTCGAAAAAGAAGCGCCGATCACCGTGAAGAACTTCCTCGATTATATCGACGCGGGTTTCTACAAGGGGACGATCTTCCACCGCGTGATCCCGGGCTTCATGGTTCAGGGCGGCGGCTTCACGGCCGACTTCGTCCAGAAGCCGACCAGCGATCCGATCAAGAACGAGGCGGACAACCAGCTTTCGAACAAGCGCGGCACGCTGGCGATGGCCCGCACCAGCGTCGTCGACTCGGCGACGGCCCAGTTCTTCATCAATCTGGTCGATAACGATTTCCTCGACTTCAAGGCCCCCACGCCGCAGCACTTCGGCTACTGCGTGTTCGGCGAGGTCGTCGAAGGGATGGATGTCGTCGACCAGATCGCGGCGGTCAAGACCGGTTCGCACCAGATGCACCGCGACGTGCCGACCGAGAACATCGTGATCCTGGACGCAGTCCGCGACTGA
- a CDS encoding NAD-dependent epimerase/dehydratase family protein, which produces MSGAARILITGGTGFFGKSLLAARKREAVSEGELVILSRDPEGFLCRFPAFAGLPGVSFAAGDVRDFPFPDGEFSAVLHAATPASARLEAENPAEMRSIIVDGTKRVLDFCRSRKVPRLLLTSSGAVYGPQEPECERMAETYPCRPVTAYGQGKLEAERLCLDSGVETVIARCFAFVGPYLPLGIHFAAGNFLRDALENRPIAIRGDGRPLRSYLYADDLVRWLRRLLEAGEPGRIYNVGSENAVSIAELAERCAALRTPPSAVTVLGHPDGLPAPRYLPDTARARRELGLAETVNLDEALRLTFEFHRNNGYCMKNQQGEKS; this is translated from the coding sequence ATGAGCGGCGCGGCGCGGATTCTGATTACCGGCGGAACCGGTTTTTTCGGGAAGAGCCTGCTCGCGGCCCGGAAACGGGAAGCTGTCTCCGAGGGGGAACTGGTGATCCTTTCGCGCGATCCGGAAGGGTTTCTGTGCCGCTTTCCGGCATTTGCCGGGCTGCCGGGCGTCTCTTTTGCGGCGGGCGACGTGCGGGATTTTCCGTTTCCGGACGGAGAATTTTCAGCCGTCCTGCATGCCGCGACGCCGGCCAGCGCCCGGCTTGAGGCGGAGAACCCGGCGGAGATGCGTTCGATCATCGTCGACGGCACGAAGCGCGTTCTCGACTTCTGCCGTTCCCGGAAGGTTCCGCGGCTGCTGCTGACCAGCTCCGGCGCGGTCTACGGACCGCAGGAGCCGGAGTGCGAACGAATGGCGGAGACGTATCCGTGCCGTCCGGTCACGGCTTACGGACAGGGCAAGCTCGAGGCCGAACGCCTCTGCCTCGACTCCGGCGTCGAAACGGTCATTGCGCGCTGTTTCGCTTTCGTCGGGCCCTATCTGCCGCTCGGCATCCACTTCGCGGCCGGCAATTTTCTGCGCGACGCGCTGGAAAACCGCCCGATTGCGATCCGCGGGGACGGGCGGCCGCTGCGCAGCTATCTGTATGCGGACGACCTTGTCCGCTGGCTCCGGCGGCTGCTTGAGGCGGGGGAGCCGGGCCGTATCTACAACGTCGGCAGCGAAAATGCCGTATCGATCGCGGAGCTCGCGGAGCGCTGCGCCGCACTGCGGACGCCGCCGTCCGCCGTTACGGTTCTCGGGCATCCGGACGGCCTGCCCGCGCCGCGCTATCTTCCGGATACGGCCCGGGCCCGGCGGGAGCTCGGCCTGGCGGAGACGGTCAATCTCGACGAAGCGCTCCGCCTGACATTTGAATTTCACCGCAACAACGGCTATTGTATGAAAAACCAGCAAGGAGAAAAATCATGA
- a CDS encoding thiamine pyrophosphate-binding protein — protein MRTADYIFQFLADRGVRDVFMVSGGGAMFLNDALGSEPRLRAVCTHHEQGAAIAAEGYARVTGGPAVVSVTTGPGGTNALTGVIGEWLDSQPVLYLSGQVKFPTTVASVPELPLRQLGDQEINIVDIVRPVTKYAKMVTDPLDIRRELEKALRIACSGRPGPVWLDIPINVQSAEIDPAALHGEENVPESKPEIPAETIERVVETLLSASSPVLVTGQGIRLSGNLAGFEKLVERLKIPVLGSFNSFDLLPTGSPYSIGRIGTIGTRAGNIALQNADWVLCLGTRNNIRQVSYNHENFAKRAKELIVVDIDAAELAKPTVKPTLPVHGDAGEFIDRLLAALAARELPDWSRWLAWNRERKERYPVVLPEYRSAAGLNPYALMEPLCEQLPADAVVSCTNATPSLALFQAGAVKRGQRMFCNSGCAAMGFGLPAALGAAAAVRGKRPVVCLEGDGSLMMNLQELQTIRHNGFPVKLFLFDNNEYCSIRQTQDSFFAGRHTGCDNGSGVTFPEWQAIAAAFGWRYLRLDSLADAAATVAEALAFDGPVFCDCVLAPGYTFAPKLSSRRLPDGSIISPSLEDMFPFLPREEMEANRYEA, from the coding sequence ATGCGTACAGCCGATTATATCTTTCAGTTTCTGGCCGACCGCGGCGTGAGGGACGTCTTCATGGTTTCGGGCGGCGGGGCGATGTTCCTGAACGACGCGCTCGGTTCGGAGCCGCGGCTCCGGGCGGTCTGCACCCACCACGAGCAGGGAGCGGCCATCGCGGCGGAGGGGTACGCGCGGGTGACCGGCGGCCCCGCCGTGGTCAGCGTGACGACCGGGCCGGGCGGCACGAACGCCCTGACCGGCGTCATCGGCGAGTGGCTCGACTCGCAGCCGGTGCTCTATCTCTCCGGCCAGGTGAAGTTTCCGACTACCGTCGCTTCCGTGCCGGAGCTGCCGCTGCGGCAGCTCGGCGATCAGGAGATCAATATCGTCGACATCGTCCGTCCGGTCACAAAATATGCGAAGATGGTCACTGATCCGCTCGACATCCGCCGGGAGCTCGAGAAGGCGCTCCGCATTGCCTGCTCCGGGCGGCCGGGGCCGGTCTGGCTCGACATTCCGATCAACGTGCAGTCGGCCGAAATCGACCCGGCGGCGCTTCACGGCGAGGAGAACGTACCGGAATCAAAGCCGGAGATCCCGGCGGAGACGATCGAACGAGTCGTCGAAACCCTGCTTTCGGCCTCCTCGCCGGTGCTGGTGACCGGACAGGGAATCCGGCTTTCCGGCAATCTCGCCGGATTCGAAAAGCTGGTCGAACGCCTGAAGATTCCGGTGCTCGGCAGCTTCAACAGCTTCGATCTGCTGCCGACCGGCTCTCCGTATTCGATCGGGCGGATCGGCACGATCGGCACCCGGGCCGGGAACATCGCGCTGCAGAATGCCGACTGGGTGCTCTGCCTCGGCACCCGGAACAACATCCGGCAGGTCAGCTACAACCATGAGAATTTCGCGAAGCGCGCGAAGGAGCTGATCGTGGTCGATATCGACGCGGCCGAGCTGGCCAAGCCCACAGTGAAGCCGACGCTGCCGGTCCACGGCGATGCGGGGGAGTTCATCGACCGGCTGCTGGCGGCGCTCGCGGCGCGTGAACTGCCGGACTGGAGCCGCTGGCTCGCCTGGAACCGCGAACGCAAAGAGCGCTACCCGGTCGTGCTTCCGGAATACCGCTCCGCCGCGGGATTGAATCCGTATGCGCTGATGGAGCCGCTCTGCGAACAGCTGCCGGCCGACGCCGTGGTCAGCTGCACGAATGCGACGCCGAGCCTCGCGCTGTTCCAGGCCGGCGCCGTAAAGCGGGGACAGCGGATGTTCTGCAACTCCGGCTGCGCGGCGATGGGGTTCGGCCTCCCGGCTGCGCTGGGGGCGGCGGCCGCCGTGCGCGGCAAACGGCCGGTGGTCTGCCTCGAAGGGGACGGCAGCCTGATGATGAACCTTCAGGAGCTGCAGACCATCCGGCACAACGGTTTTCCGGTCAAACTGTTTTTGTTCGACAACAACGAATACTGTTCGATCCGCCAGACGCAGGATTCGTTTTTCGCGGGCCGCCATACCGGCTGCGACAACGGTTCCGGCGTGACCTTCCCGGAGTGGCAGGCGATTGCCGCCGCATTCGGCTGGCGGTATCTGCGGCTCGACTCGCTCGCGGACGCCGCCGCGACGGTCGCCGAAGCGCTGGCTTTCGACGGCCCCGTCTTCTGCGACTGCGTGCTGGCGCCGGGATACACGTTCGCGCCGAAGCTCTCTTCGCGGCGGCTCCCGGACGGTTCGATCATTTCGCCGTCGCTGGAGGATATGTTCCCGTTCCTGCCGCGCGAAGAGATGGAGGCGAACCGTTATGAAGCCTGA
- a CDS encoding glycosyltransferase family 2 protein — protein MEKNQDIMKKITVVTGCFNEVENLEELFNRVAGAFETMPGYTFDMIVADNASTDGSRELLRRMAAKDSRVKVILNANNFGHIRSPYNALLQADGDAAIVMCSDLQEPPEMIPAMLREWEAGAKIVCCVKPESRENPLMFAVRRFYYWLLDKFSETPQLRNFTGFGLYDRRFLDALKLFHEPYPYFRGLVTEIGFKRVELPFVQDRRKHGRTKNNFFTLYDMAMTGFVNHTKLPLRLAVFAGFLLAFLSLLVAAGYLVYKLFYWDTFQLGLAPLVIGLFFFSAVQLIFIGIIGEYVGAIWTQVKNKPLVIEEEKINFDR, from the coding sequence ATGGAAAAGAATCAGGACATCATGAAAAAAATCACCGTCGTTACCGGCTGTTTCAATGAAGTTGAAAATCTCGAGGAGCTGTTCAACCGGGTTGCCGGCGCGTTTGAAACCATGCCCGGCTATACGTTCGATATGATCGTCGCCGACAACGCCTCCACCGACGGCAGCCGCGAGCTGCTGCGCCGCATGGCCGCGAAGGACAGCCGGGTGAAGGTCATCTTGAACGCAAACAACTTCGGGCATATCCGCTCTCCCTACAACGCGCTGCTTCAGGCGGACGGCGACGCGGCGATTGTGATGTGTTCAGATCTGCAGGAGCCTCCCGAAATGATTCCGGCCATGCTGCGGGAGTGGGAGGCGGGGGCGAAAATCGTCTGCTGCGTCAAGCCGGAGAGCCGGGAGAACCCGCTGATGTTCGCAGTTCGCCGGTTCTATTACTGGCTGCTCGATAAATTTTCCGAAACTCCTCAGCTGCGCAATTTTACCGGATTCGGCCTTTATGACCGCCGTTTTCTGGATGCGCTGAAGCTCTTTCACGAGCCGTATCCGTATTTCCGCGGTCTTGTGACGGAGATCGGTTTCAAGCGCGTCGAATTGCCGTTCGTGCAGGACAGGCGCAAACACGGGCGCACCAAAAACAATTTTTTCACGCTTTACGACATGGCGATGACCGGCTTCGTCAATCACACCAAGCTGCCGCTGCGGCTCGCCGTGTTCGCAGGTTTCCTGCTGGCGTTTCTGAGTCTGCTGGTCGCGGCCGGTTACCTGGTCTACAAGCTCTTCTACTGGGATACCTTCCAGCTCGGGCTCGCGCCGCTGGTCATCGGGCTTTTCTTCTTCTCGGCGGTCCAGCTGATTTTCATCGGCATCATCGGGGAGTATGTCGGCGCGATCTGGACGCAGGTGAAGAACAAGCCGCTGGTGATTGAAGAGGAAAAGATCAATTTCGACCGATGA
- a CDS encoding pyruvate carboxyltransferase, translating into MIDNITLFDCTAREVGYQTGWFFDPAFLRDYYRFVEAAGYDYMELGFFHNPEADPGRGAIRYCGLCTEELNDIFGSTKNILKLSAMRDIQRPLAPVGPKADSVVDAVRILTRSKQTEPDVLCRHIEELQKLGYRIFINFTSAGRNTVEENTAFARLAKKMGIDVIYFADTESIFTPKYVSDAIELCRAEGVEAGIHLHNKNGTAEELLDVAFAHKCRYTDSTLLGLGGKWYDGNIATEYLLKHFNYNPGYELTRLKTMLIQQLIKYHEHSAAVL; encoded by the coding sequence ATGATCGACAATATCACTCTTTTCGACTGCACGGCGCGCGAAGTCGGCTACCAGACCGGATGGTTTTTCGACCCGGCGTTCCTGCGCGACTACTACCGGTTCGTCGAAGCGGCCGGGTACGACTATATGGAACTCGGCTTTTTCCACAATCCCGAGGCGGACCCCGGCCGCGGCGCGATCCGGTACTGCGGACTTTGCACGGAGGAGCTGAACGATATTTTCGGCAGCACGAAGAACATCCTGAAACTTTCGGCCATGCGGGATATTCAGCGCCCGCTCGCGCCGGTCGGCCCGAAGGCCGATTCGGTCGTCGATGCGGTCCGCATCCTGACCCGGTCGAAGCAGACCGAACCCGATGTGCTCTGCCGGCATATCGAGGAGCTCCAGAAGCTCGGCTACCGTATTTTCATCAATTTCACGAGCGCCGGACGCAACACGGTCGAGGAGAACACGGCCTTCGCGCGGCTTGCGAAGAAGATGGGCATCGACGTCATCTACTTCGCGGACACCGAAAGCATTTTCACTCCGAAATACGTCTCCGACGCGATCGAGCTCTGCCGCGCCGAGGGCGTCGAGGCCGGCATTCACCTGCACAACAAGAACGGCACGGCCGAAGAGCTGCTTGATGTCGCCTTCGCCCACAAGTGCCGCTATACCGATTCGACGCTGCTCGGGCTCGGCGGCAAGTGGTACGACGGGAATATCGCAACCGAATATCTGCTCAAACACTTCAACTACAATCCGGGCTATGAACTGACCCGGCTCAAGACCATGCTGATCCAGCAGCTCATCAAATACCATGAGCACAGCGCGGCAGTTCTGTAA
- the rfbH gene encoding lipopolysaccharide biosynthesis protein RfbH, with protein sequence MDELSLKKEILSRVEALAALRGQEKPPFVPGESRINYAGRVYDEKELVNLVDAALEFWLTAGRYTREFEEKLAAYLGVGRALFVNSGSSANLLAFMTLTSPLLGKRRIERGDEVITVAAGFPTTVAPVVQYGAVPVFVDVEPGTANIDVSLLEAALSPRTKAVMLAHTLGNPFRLDAVKAFCDANRLWLVEDNCDALGSRYCGRLTGAWGDLGTSSFYPPHHMTTGEGGAVYTSDPLLAKIALSMRDWGRDCSCGSGEDNRCGSRFTRRFGTLPAGYDHKYVYSHFGYNLKATDLQAAIGCAQLDKLDGFTAARKRNFERLHDGLRELPELALFERYPESDPSWFGFLIRLTPRAGFTRNELAEHLESRGIQTRNLFAGNLTRHPCFETLREGCDYRVAGRLANTDELMNNAFWIGLYPGMTGAKLDFMIETIRNYCGGKSL encoded by the coding sequence ATGGACGAACTGAGTTTGAAAAAAGAGATTTTAAGCCGGGTCGAGGCGCTGGCGGCTTTGCGGGGACAGGAGAAGCCGCCGTTCGTCCCGGGAGAGAGCCGGATCAACTATGCCGGGCGGGTTTACGACGAAAAGGAACTCGTGAACCTCGTTGACGCGGCACTCGAATTCTGGCTGACCGCCGGGCGCTATACGCGGGAATTCGAAGAGAAGCTGGCGGCATACCTCGGCGTCGGGCGGGCGCTTTTCGTGAATTCGGGTTCCTCGGCGAATCTGCTGGCCTTTATGACGCTGACCTCGCCGCTGCTCGGAAAGAGGCGGATCGAACGCGGCGACGAAGTCATCACCGTCGCGGCCGGATTCCCGACCACGGTCGCCCCGGTCGTGCAGTACGGCGCCGTTCCGGTCTTTGTCGATGTCGAGCCCGGAACCGCGAATATCGATGTTTCGCTGCTCGAAGCGGCCCTGTCGCCGCGGACGAAGGCGGTCATGCTCGCCCATACGCTCGGCAATCCGTTCCGGCTCGATGCGGTGAAGGCGTTCTGCGACGCAAACCGGCTCTGGCTCGTCGAAGACAACTGCGACGCGCTCGGCTCGCGGTATTGCGGCCGGCTGACCGGCGCCTGGGGCGACCTCGGCACGTCGAGCTTCTACCCGCCCCACCACATGACGACGGGCGAAGGGGGCGCGGTCTACACAAGCGATCCGCTGCTGGCGAAAATCGCGCTCTCGATGCGCGACTGGGGGCGCGACTGCTCCTGCGGTTCCGGCGAAGACAACCGCTGCGGCAGCCGGTTCACGCGCCGGTTCGGCACGCTTCCGGCCGGATACGATCACAAATACGTTTACAGCCACTTCGGCTACAATCTGAAGGCGACCGACCTGCAGGCGGCGATCGGCTGCGCCCAGCTCGATAAGCTCGACGGCTTCACGGCGGCGCGGAAACGGAACTTCGAACGGCTGCACGACGGCCTGAGGGAGCTGCCGGAACTCGCTCTCTTCGAGCGCTACCCGGAGTCGGACCCGTCCTGGTTCGGATTCCTGATCCGGCTGACGCCGCGGGCCGGATTCACCCGCAACGAACTTGCGGAGCATCTCGAAAGCCGCGGGATTCAGACCCGCAACCTGTTCGCGGGCAACCTGACCCGGCACCCGTGCTTCGAAACGCTGCGGGAGGGATGCGACTACCGCGTCGCCGGGAGGCTCGCCAACACCGACGAACTCATGAACAACGCCTTCTGGATCGGCCTCTACCCCGGTATGACCGGCGCAAAGCTCGACTTCATGATCGAAACCATCCGTAATTACTGTGGAGGGAAGTCCTTATGA
- a CDS encoding HAD family hydrolase — protein MKPDGCFFDLDGTLCDTAPDIFGCWLAALKAAGLETERFRRDFRIGPPLEPMIAGLFPELTEPEREALIASFRELYCTSGFPGTVPYPGIPALLERLRRDGTRLFLATNKALRATRLIVEKQGWLPVFEQIHTPDSTPGPLCGKSERLRRALAETGLDPARCAMVGDTVPDIEAGRAAGMRTVAVTWGYGGAAELASAAPDRIWNAPPAEWT, from the coding sequence ATGAAGCCTGACGGCTGTTTTTTCGATCTGGACGGCACGCTCTGCGATACGGCGCCGGATATCTTCGGCTGCTGGCTCGCCGCTCTGAAGGCGGCCGGACTGGAGACGGAACGTTTCCGCCGCGATTTCCGGATCGGGCCGCCGCTCGAGCCGATGATCGCCGGCCTGTTTCCGGAACTGACGGAGCCGGAGCGGGAGGCGCTGATCGCCTCCTTCCGGGAGCTTTACTGTACGAGCGGTTTTCCGGGCACGGTTCCCTATCCGGGGATTCCGGCGCTGCTGGAGCGGCTGCGCAGAGACGGCACGCGGCTGTTCCTTGCGACCAACAAGGCGCTGCGCGCGACCCGGCTGATCGTCGAAAAGCAGGGGTGGCTCCCGGTGTTCGAACAGATTCATACGCCCGATTCGACGCCGGGCCCCCTCTGCGGCAAGTCTGAACGGCTGCGCCGGGCGCTGGCCGAAACAGGACTCGATCCGGCGCGCTGCGCGATGGTCGGGGACACCGTGCCGGACATCGAAGCCGGGCGCGCGGCCGGAATGCGGACCGTAGCGGTCACCTGGGGCTACGGCGGCGCGGCGGAGCTCGCGTCCGCCGCGCCGGACCGGATATGGAACGCTCCGCCGGCGGAATGGACATAA
- a CDS encoding GtrA family protein encodes MKLLELYRNNRPEFFRVIRYLLAGGWNTVFGVGLYTAVYELWGTSGNYLFWAVLVNILAITNAFLCYKFFVFRTKGNFLREYLKCYLVYGAGALLGLAGLFLLVSIAGMNPVRANILITGITVILSYFGHKYFSFRRRSS; translated from the coding sequence ATGAAACTGCTCGAGCTCTACCGGAACAACCGTCCGGAATTTTTCCGGGTGATCCGCTACCTTCTGGCCGGCGGCTGGAACACCGTTTTCGGCGTAGGACTCTATACTGCGGTCTATGAGCTCTGGGGGACGTCGGGAAATTACCTGTTCTGGGCTGTTCTCGTCAACATCCTCGCCATCACGAATGCGTTTCTGTGCTACAAGTTCTTCGTGTTCCGGACAAAGGGGAATTTTCTGCGGGAATACCTGAAATGCTATCTGGTTTACGGCGCCGGGGCGCTGCTGGGGCTGGCCGGCCTGTTTCTGCTGGTCTCCATTGCCGGAATGAATCCGGTGCGGGCCAATATCCTGATCACCGGAATTACGGTGATATTGAGCTACTTCGGGCATAAGTACTTTTCTTTTCGAAGGAGATCCTCATGA